A DNA window from Pseudoalteromonas marina contains the following coding sequences:
- a CDS encoding methionine synthase, whose product MKKLLPTSSAGSLPKPSWLAEPETLWSPWKLQGSELVDGKHDALRITLHEQQTAGVDIVSDGEQTRQHFVTTFIEHLNGVDFENRKTVKIRDRYDASVPTVVGPVSRTKSVFVEDAKFLRQQTSQPIKWALPGPMTMIDTLYDDHYKSREKLAWEFAKILNQEAKELEAAGVDIIQFDEPAFNVFFDEVNDWGIACLERAIEGLKCETAVHICYGYGIKANTDWKKTLGTEWRQYEEVFPKLQKSNIDIISLECQNSHVPIELLELVRGKKIMVGAIDVATNTIETPEEVAKTLREALKYVDADKLYPCTNCGMAPLPRDIANGKLNALSKGAELVRNELLAANVA is encoded by the coding sequence ATGAAAAAACTATTACCCACTTCATCAGCAGGCAGCTTGCCAAAACCGTCATGGCTTGCTGAGCCCGAAACCTTATGGTCACCGTGGAAATTACAAGGTAGCGAGCTGGTAGATGGCAAACACGACGCTCTGCGAATTACTCTGCACGAACAACAAACCGCAGGCGTAGATATAGTCAGCGATGGCGAACAAACTCGTCAGCACTTTGTAACCACCTTTATTGAGCACTTAAATGGCGTTGATTTTGAAAACCGTAAAACGGTTAAAATTCGCGACCGCTACGACGCCAGCGTACCCACAGTGGTTGGCCCTGTGTCTCGCACTAAATCGGTATTTGTTGAAGACGCCAAGTTTTTACGCCAGCAAACCAGCCAACCAATTAAATGGGCATTGCCTGGGCCAATGACCATGATCGACACCCTGTATGACGATCATTATAAAAGCCGTGAAAAACTAGCATGGGAATTTGCTAAAATACTCAACCAAGAAGCCAAAGAACTAGAAGCCGCTGGGGTTGATATAATTCAATTTGATGAACCCGCTTTTAACGTGTTTTTTGACGAGGTAAACGACTGGGGCATAGCTTGCCTAGAGCGAGCTATAGAAGGGTTAAAATGCGAAACCGCCGTGCATATTTGTTATGGCTACGGGATTAAGGCCAACACCGATTGGAAGAAAACCCTCGGCACCGAGTGGCGACAATACGAAGAAGTATTCCCTAAGCTGCAAAAATCGAATATAGATATTATTTCCCTCGAATGCCAAAACTCACATGTACCCATAGAGCTACTTGAGCTCGTACGCGGTAAAAAAATAATGGTAGGCGCAATCGATGTAGCCACCAATACTATAGAAACCCCTGAAGAGGTGGCAAAAACCCTACGCGAAGCGCTTAAATACGTTGATGCAGACAAGCTCTACCCCTGCACCAATTGCGGCATGGCCCCCCTGCCGCGCGACATCGCAAACGGTAAACTCAACGCCCTAAGCAAAGGTGCAGAGCTAGTACGTAACGAGTTATTAGCAGCGAATGTCGCTTAA
- the nhaR gene encoding transcriptional activator NhaR yields the protein MITNINYNHLYYFWQVSKHGSVAAASKILNLTPQTVSSQITNLEQRLGKPLFVRQGRGLKLTEFGHVTQQYTNDMFAIAHEWLETTQGDATHYSRTLKVGISDVLPKSLVSKWLAPLINNDRITNLHCIDGQQDELLAQMAIHKLDLVLADKPLDTTLSFKAFCHEIGKSQIALFGNKTWHSQLHKEFPQSLNNKPLVLPAKESPVARAMYYWLQEHKIEMTIAGHVDDSALMKSLGEQGFGIFPAPILVKAEVERHYDVNYIGTIDNVYQHYYAFTPDRLIKDSIYDEFIKHAQTT from the coding sequence ATGATTACCAACATCAACTACAATCACTTATATTATTTTTGGCAAGTAAGTAAGCACGGCAGTGTTGCAGCGGCGAGTAAAATACTTAATTTAACGCCGCAAACGGTCAGCTCACAAATCACTAACTTAGAGCAACGACTAGGAAAACCACTGTTTGTTCGCCAAGGGCGAGGCCTAAAGTTAACGGAGTTTGGCCATGTTACACAGCAGTACACCAATGATATGTTTGCTATTGCTCACGAATGGCTCGAAACCACGCAAGGTGATGCCACGCACTATTCACGAACGTTAAAGGTCGGTATTTCAGATGTGTTGCCCAAATCACTGGTGTCAAAGTGGCTAGCCCCTTTAATTAATAACGACCGTATTACCAACTTACACTGTATTGATGGCCAACAAGATGAACTGCTTGCACAAATGGCGATTCATAAGCTTGATTTAGTGTTAGCCGATAAACCGCTCGATACCACTTTATCGTTTAAGGCGTTTTGCCATGAAATAGGCAAAAGCCAAATCGCTCTTTTTGGAAACAAAACATGGCATTCGCAGTTACATAAGGAGTTTCCGCAATCTTTAAATAACAAGCCTTTAGTGCTGCCTGCAAAAGAAAGCCCCGTTGCGCGTGCTATGTATTATTGGCTGCAAGAACACAAGATTGAAATGACAATAGCTGGCCATGTTGACGACAGCGCATTAATGAAGTCGTTAGGTGAACAAGGGTTTGGCATATTCCCTGCGCCTATTTTGGTAAAAGCCGAAGTAGAGCGTCACTACGACGTTAACTATATAGGTACAATTGATAATGTTTATCAGCATTATTATGCCTTTACGCCCGACAGGCTTATTAAAGACAGTATTTACGATGAATTTATAAAGCACGCTCAAACAACGTAA
- a CDS encoding DUF1852 domain-containing protein — protein sequence MSTDLTFTIKSTNLDENYHPSNNTRITTNFANLARGESRQQNLRNTLKMINNRFNALASWDNSQGDRYEIELEIISVDLDITSSGQAFPSIEVLKTNIIDRQTNERIEGMVGNNFSSYVRDYDFSVLLLEHNKSKPQFSIPDNFGDLHGKLFKCFVNSNTYKQHFKKPPVICLSVSDNKIYQQTENLHPILGVEYQPNESSLTEQYFKKMGLQVRYFMPPNSVAPLAFYFFGDLLNDYSNLELISTISTMETFQKIYRPEIYNANAAAGSRYKPNLKNDDHSLTQIVYDRAERGQLAVEQGKFTEQHFIKPYQSVLQQFSASIA from the coding sequence ATGAGCACTGATCTTACATTTACTATTAAAAGCACTAACTTGGATGAAAACTACCATCCATCAAATAACACACGTATTACGACTAATTTCGCTAATTTAGCAAGGGGTGAAAGCCGCCAACAAAACCTGCGTAATACCCTAAAAATGATCAACAACCGCTTTAATGCACTGGCCAGTTGGGATAACTCACAAGGGGATCGTTACGAGATTGAGCTCGAGATCATTTCGGTTGATTTAGATATTACTAGCAGTGGCCAGGCATTTCCGTCAATTGAGGTATTAAAAACCAATATTATTGACCGCCAAACTAACGAGCGAATTGAAGGCATGGTGGGTAATAACTTTTCATCGTATGTGCGCGACTACGACTTTAGCGTGTTACTACTTGAGCATAACAAAAGCAAACCGCAATTTAGCATTCCCGATAACTTTGGTGACTTACACGGCAAGTTGTTTAAATGCTTTGTAAACTCAAATACCTATAAACAGCACTTTAAAAAGCCACCGGTTATTTGTTTAAGCGTGTCTGATAACAAAATCTATCAGCAAACCGAAAACTTACACCCTATTTTAGGCGTAGAGTATCAGCCTAATGAGTCGTCGTTAACAGAGCAATACTTTAAAAAAATGGGCTTACAAGTGCGCTACTTTATGCCACCTAATAGCGTTGCGCCGTTAGCGTTTTACTTTTTTGGTGACCTACTTAACGACTACAGCAACCTTGAACTAATTAGCACCATTAGCACCATGGAAACGTTTCAAAAAATTTATCGTCCAGAAATTTATAACGCCAACGCCGCCGCTGGTAGCCGTTATAAACCGAATTTAAAAAATGACGACCATTCGTTAACGCAAATTGTGTATGACCGCGCAGAGCGAGGTCAATTAGCGGTAGAGCAAGGTAAATTTACTGAGCAGCACTTTATTAAGCCTTATCAGTCAGTGCTGCAGCAGTTCTCGGCAAGTATCGCTTAA